One Aphis gossypii isolate Hap1 unplaced genomic scaffold, ASM2018417v2 Contig00447, whole genome shotgun sequence DNA window includes the following coding sequences:
- the LOC126554207 gene encoding zinc finger MYM-type protein 1-like produces the protein MKNQETIDYISINGFNQNLENNNFHKSKRTYNRIIGGVRHTRFRYLSKSFFVSTLVNGEKNNRTFLVYSESKGSIFCAPCYLFGGTTSFATVGFSDWKKGEEKIKRHENSKNHKLCVIKMKERGEVLNLIDQKLKYQVETEISYWKNVLTRVVAVVKSLSSRGLSFRGDDDHFGSVHNGNFMMSLELIAQFDSFLAQHIEKFGNKEKGSTSYLYFNIYEQFISIMADNVLQQMVKEIKEAKYFYISIDSTPDISHVDQLSFIFWYVQNNGSPVERFLGFLPNSGHKSEELADAVFLVLE, from the coding sequence ATGAAAAATCAAGAAACGATAgattatatatcaataaatggaTTCAATCAAAATTTGGAGAACAATAATTTCCATAAATCAAAAAGAACTTATAATCGAATAATTGGTGGTGTTAGACATACTCGTTTTCGATATTtgtcaaaaagtttttttgtatCTACTCTTGTTaatggtgaaaaaaataaccgaACCTTTTTGGTTTACTCAGAAAGTAAAGGATCAATATTTTGTGCACCCTGCTACTTATTTGGTGGTACTACATCGTTTGCCACAGTTGGCTTTTCAGATTGGAAAAAAGgtgaagaaaaaattaagcgtcatgaaaattcaaaaaaccaCAAATTGtgtgtaattaaaatgaaagagAGAGGAGAAGTATTAAATCTAATTGATCAAAAGCTAAAGTATCAAGTAGAAACGGAAATAAGTTAttggaaaaatgtattgacTAGAGTTGTAGCTGTTGTTAAATCACTTTCTTCTCGTGGACTGTCCTTTAGAGGTGATGATGACCATTTTGGATCTGTTCATAATGGGAACTTCATGATGAGCTTAGAGCTTATTGCTCAATTCGATTCTTTTTTAGCACAGCATATTGAAAAGTTTGGCAATAAAGAAAAAGGTTCAACatcatacctatattttaatatatatgagcAGTTCATAAGTATAATGGCAGATAATGTTTTACAACAAAtggttaaagaaataaaagaagctaaatatttttatatcagtaTTGATTCTACTCCTGACATTAGCCATGTAGATCaactatcatttattttttggtatgttcaaaataatggCAGTCCGGTAGAAAGGTTTTTAGGGTTTTTACCCAATTCTGGTCATAAATCTGAAGAATTAGCAGATgctgtatttttagttttagaatAG